The following coding sequences lie in one Populus nigra chromosome 15, ddPopNigr1.1, whole genome shotgun sequence genomic window:
- the LOC133674383 gene encoding sucrose synthase has product MAERALTRVHSIRERVDETLKAHRNEIVALLTRIEGKGKGILQHHQIVAEFEAIPEDTRKTLAGGAFAEVLRSTQEAIVVPPWVALALRPRPGVWEYIRLNVQALVVEELRVAEYLHFKEELVDGGCNGNFVLELDFEPFNASFPRPTLSKYIGNGVEFLNRHLSAKLFHDKESLHPLLAFLKVHCHKGKNMMLNDRIRNLDSLQYVLRKAEEFLSTLKPDTPYSEFEHKFQEIGLERGWGDTAERVLEMIRLLLDLLEAPDPCTLETFLGRIPMVFNVVIMSPHGYFAQDNVLGYPDTGGQVVYILDQVRALENEMLQRIKKQGLDITPRILIITRLLPDAVGTTCGQRLEKVYGSEHCDILRVPFRDGKGMVRKWISRFEVWPYLETFTEDVAAEIAKELQGKPDLIIGNYSDGNIVASLLAHKLGVTECTIAHALEKTKYPDSDIYWKKFDEKYHFSCQFTADLFAMNHTDFIITSTFQEIAGSKDTVGQYESHTAFTLPGLYRVVHGIDVFDPKFNIVSPGADESIYFPYTEEKRRLTSFHPEIDELLYSPVENEEHLCVLKDRNKPILFTMARLDRVKNLSGLVEWYGKNTKLRELVNLVVVGGDRRKESKDLEEQAEMKKMYSHIEKYNLNGQFRWISSQMNRVRNGELYRYICDTKGAFVQPALYEAFGLTVVEAMTCGLPTFATCNGGPAEIIVNGKSGFHIDPYHGEQAAELLVDFFEKCKVDPAHWDKISHGGLQRIQEKYTWQIYSQRLLTLTGVYGFWKHVSNLDRLESRRYMEMFYALKYRKLAESVPLTKE; this is encoded by the exons ATGGCTGAACGTGCTCTTACTCGTGTCCATAGCATTCGTGAACGTGTAGATGAGACTCTCAAGGCTCATCGCAATGAAATTGTTGCGTTACTCACAAG GATCGAAGGTAAGGGAAAAGGAATTCTCCAACACCACCAGATTGTTGCTGAGTTTGAAGCAATTCCTGAAGACACTAGGAAAACATTGGCAGGCGGTGCTTTTGCTGAAGTTCTCAGATCCACACAG GAAGCAATTGTTGTGCCTCCATGGGTTGCTCTTGCTCTGCGCCCGAGGCCTGGTGTCTGGGAGTACATTAGACTGAATGTCCAAGCACTTGTTGTTGAGGAGTTGCGTGTTGCTGAGTATCTTCATTTCAAGGAGGAGCTTGTTGATGGAGG CTGCAACGGCAACTTCGTGCTTGAATTGGACTTCGAACCATTCAATGCATCTTTCCCTCGCCCAACTCTTTCAAAGTATATTGGTAATGGTGTTGAGTTCCTCAATCGCCACCTTTCCGCTAAGTTGTTCCATGACAAGGAAAGCCTGCATCCCCTGCTTGCATTTCTCAAAGTGCACTGTCACAAGGGGAAG AATATGATGCTGAATGACAGAATTCGTAACCTAGACTCTCTGCAATATGTTCTGAGAAAGGCTGAGGAGTTTCTGTCTACTCTGAAACCTGATACTCCATATTCTGAATTTGAACACAAGTTCCAGGAGATTGGCTTGGAGAGAGGATGGGGTGACACTGCTGAGCGTGTTCTTGAGATGATTCGACTTCTTTTGGATCTTCTTGAGGCACCAGATCCCTGCACTCTCGAAACATTCCTAGGCAGAATTCCTATGGTCTTCAATGTTGTGATTATGTCCCCTCATGGATACTTTGCCCAAGACAATGTTTTGGGGTATCCTGATACTGGAGGCCAG GTTGTTTACATTTTGGATCAAGTCCGTGCCTTGGAGAATGAAATGCTTCAGCGTATCAAGAAGCAAGGACTTGATATTACCCCCCGAATTCTCATT ATTACTCGACTACTCCCTGATGCAGTAGGAACCACTTGTGGTCAACGTTTGGAGAAAGTGTATGGATCTGAGCATTGTGATATTCTTCGAGTTCCCTTCAGAGATGGAAAGGGTATGGTCCGCAAATGGATCTCTCGCTTTGAAGTGTGGCCATACCTAGAAACTTTCACCGAG GACGTTGCTGCTGAAATTGCTAAGGAGTTGCAGGGCAAGCCTGATCTTATCATTGGAAATTACAGTGATGGAAACATCGTTGCCTCCTTGTTAGCACACAAATTAGGTGTTACAGAG TGCACCATTGCGCATGCTCTAGAAAAAACAAAGTATCCAGACTCAGATATATACTGGAAGAAGTTTGATGAAAAGTACCACTTCTCATGCCAGTTTACAGCTGATCTTTTTGCAATGAACCATACAGATTTCATTATCACCAGCACATTCCAAGAGATTGCTGGAAG CAAGGATACTGTTGGACAGTATGAAAGCCACACTGCTTTCACTCTCCCTGGCCTCTATAGAGTTGTTCATGGTATTGATGTCTTTGATCCCAAATTCAACATTGTATCACCTGGCGCTGATGAGAGCATATACTTCCCCTACACTGAGGAGAAACGTAGGTTGACTTCTTTCCATCCAGAAATTGACGAGCTTCTTTACAGCCCTGTTGAGAATGAAGAGCACTT ATGTGTGCTAAAAGACCGAAACAAACCAATTCTATTTACCATGGCAAGGCTGGACAGAGTTAAGAATTTATCTGGTCTTGTAGAGTGGTATGGAAAGAACACCAAGCTACGTGAATTAGTTAATCTTGTTGTAGTTGGTGGAGATAGAAGAAAGGAGTCTAAAGATCTAGAAGAGCAAGCTGAGATGAAGAAAATGTACAGTCATATAGAGAAATACAACTTGAATGGCCAGTTCAGATGGATTTCTTCCCAGATGAACCGTGTGAGGAATGGAGAGCTTTACCGTTACATTTGTGATACCAAGGGAGCTTTCGTGCAGCCTGCTTTGTATGAGGCTTTTGGATTGACAGTTGTTGAGGCCATGACTTGTGGTTTGCCAACTTTTGCTACCTGCAATGGTGGTCCTGCTGAGATCATTGTGAATGGAAAATCCGGATTCCACATCGATCCTTATCATGGTGAGCAGGCTGCTGAGCTCCTTGTTGACTTCTTTGAGAAGTGCAAGGTCGATCCCGCTCACTGGGACAAAATCTCCCACGGAGGTCTGCAACGAATCCAAGAGAA GTATACCTGGCAAATTTACTCTCAAAGGCTCCTGACGCTCACAGGAGTTTATGGATTCTGGAAGCACGTTTCGAACCTTGATCGTCTTGAGAGCCGTCGGTATATGGAAATGTTCTATGCACTCAAATATCGTAAATTG GCTGAGTCTGTTCCTTTGACCAAGGAGTAA